The Penicillium oxalicum strain HP7-1 chromosome V, whole genome shotgun sequence genomic interval ACCGGCATCGAGCTCGGTAAAACCATCTCCAACCTCGGGATCCTCGTCTGGCCCCATGATGAGTGAGCAAAGTTCCGCTAGAAGAGGTATAAAGAAAGGCACTCCGGTGCCCTTACAACTGAACCCCTGATAGAGTCACAGAACTACGTTTGTTCATAGATCGGTCGATTGAACGCGCCTTGGGTAATGGCTGTGAGCGTTTGATTGTCCACCGCCTGCGGGCGGTGAGGTGGCATGGGGCATTTCCGATAGGCTTATCGAACATTAGCCGCGATTGAAGCCAGCTTGCATGAGGGCCTGCCAAAGTAAAAGAAACAAACAAACAGACCTATTTCGAAATTCTGGGTGCCAGAGCTCTCGCACAAAATGGCATTAGATGACACCCTATCATGGCCGGAAATGTGGACTATGCTGCTCCTTCTTGGGGCTGGTCTCGGCATCCTCATCAACACCTTCCAGGGTGATGGTGCGCCAGTGATAGCCGCCATCGCTCTGTCTCTCATTGCATTCGCGGTATCGTTCAGTATGATCCGGTGGCTTGGACCTGTTTTTATGCAAGCAGGTCTCAAGGGAAAAGATATGGCCAAGCCCAAAAGACCTGAAATGTAAGTAAATAAATATTTTGCATCCGTTTGAACAGGACGCTCACATTGGTATTTAGACCGGAAACAATGGGCGCTGTTTGTGCAGTTGTATATCTACTTGTACTTATTGTTTTCATTCCCTTTGCTTTTTATAAGGATATTGTTGCAGCCACTTCAGGAGGAGGCAACCGTGATGTCGTGATCGAGGTTCAGCATATTGAGACTGGCCGGTTCCTCCACAGATTCCCTCACGGAAAGGTATCTCGAGATTCAGCCCAGTTCCCTCGTCTTTTCACTACTAAATCTTCTCTGTTCAGCTCGCTTCGTACCTCTCTGGtctgctctctctccaatgcatcatcatcttggGAATTGgcgatgatcttctcgacATTCGCTGGAGGCACAAAGTCCTGATCCCGGCATTTGCGGCGATTCCCATGCTAGTGGTCTACCTGGTCGACTTCGGCGTGACTCATGTTGTTGTTCCCTTGCCGCTGCAACAGTATCTGGGCAATTTCATTGATCTAGGCTGGCTCTACTACATTTACATGGCAGCTGTCGCCATCTTCTGTCCCAATGCCATCAATATGCTGGCAGGTATCAATGGGATCGAAGTTGCGCAGTCCCTGGTCATCGCAGTACTTTTACTACTGAACGATGCGATGTACTTGGCCCCGATCAGCCCATATCCGCATCCCGCCACTGATTCGCACTTGTTCTCGATTTACTTCCTGCTGCCTTTCATTGGTGTCTCCGCAGCTCTTCTATGCCACAATTGGTATCCTTCCAAGGTGTTCGTTGGAGATACTTACTGTTACTTGGCTGGCATGGTATTTGCAGTTGTTGGCATTCTCGGGCATTTCAGCAAGACTTTGCTGCTTCTGTTCATCCCACAgatcttcaatttcctctACTCCACGCCTCAGCTCTTTCACATCATTCCTTGCCCCCGTCACCGACTTCCAAAATTCAACGCTTCTACTGGATTGATCG includes:
- a CDS encoding UDP-N-acetylglucosamine--dolichyl-phosphate N-acetylglucosaminephosphotransferase, encoding MALDDTLSWPEMWTMLLLLGAGLGILINTFQGDGAPVIAAIALSLIAFAVSFSMIRWLGPVFMQAGLKGKDMAKPKRPEIPETMGAVCAVVYLLVLIVFIPFAFYKDIVAATSGGGNRDVVIEVQHIETGRFLHRFPHGKLASYLSGLLSLQCIIILGIGDDLLDIRWRHKVLIPAFAAIPMLVVYLVDFGVTHVVVPLPLQQYLGNFIDLGWLYYIYMAAVAIFCPNAINMLAGINGIEVAQSLVIAVLLLLNDAMYLAPISPYPHPATDSHLFSIYFLLPFIGVSAALLCHNWYPSKVFVGDTYCYLAGMVFAVVGILGHFSKTLLLLFIPQIFNFLYSTPQLFHIIPCPRHRLPKFNASTGLIDASATEWAHPPTPLVALALELLHKVRLIRIQRNTGGQIIESTNLTILNLWLVWMGPMREDRLHGTWSGFKQSVACWGSLRGIGWPCLSSTKTIGLFTLWYRLGVGIDLIPNFDF